One segment of Channa argus isolate prfri chromosome 17, Channa argus male v1.0, whole genome shotgun sequence DNA contains the following:
- the lft1 gene encoding lefty1 produces the protein MDFLRACLLFTGLLGVSTAFTHQDMKEALLKKLGMDTIPNIHKRDLENLVVPAHIRNKYLSMLKMHHSRRRRSLPSLAGILRGIPGNADISGEYVYSDTTRHRMVFDMEARIPDNSEVTMAELKLYQRASYQKRFLVEKKNHRPVNNVRVSVYWVEVLPNGSNRSSLVDSRLIPIHESGWKSFDVTQAVHYWSKTQQKTLMHLEVWIEGERPGSYAAEIAKSVRFTTQEQTDNTLGKPELILYTLNLEEYGSRGDCDANHSKDTCCREQYFINFRALTWTQYWIIEPAGYQAYRCTGGCKQPKRNYGYGERRCTAAESTPLPIMYLVKKGDYTEIEVAEFPNMIVERCACTMDNVSII, from the exons ATGGATTTCCTCCGCGCTTGTCTCCTCTTCACCGGTCTCCTCGGTGTCTCAACCGCTTTTACGCATCAGGATATGAAAGAAGCGCTGCTGAAGAAACTGGGCATGGATACAATTCCAAACATTCACAAGAGGGATTTGGAGAACCTGGTGGTTCCGGCGCATATCAGAAATAAGTACCTTTCCATGTTGAAGATGCACCATAGCAGAAGACGCAGATCTCTGCCCAGTCTGGCGGGCATCCTGAGGGGAATCCCTGGTAATGCAG ACATTTCTGGGGAATACGTCTACTCTGACACAACTCGGCACCGGATGGTGTTCGACATGGAGGCGAGGATCCCCGACAACAGCGAGGTGACCATGGCGGAGCTGAAGCTCTACCAGCGGGCTTCCTACCAAAAGCGTTTCCtggtggaaaagaaaaaccacCGGCCCGTCAACAACGTCCGGGTCAGCGTTTACTGGGTGGAGGTGCTGCCCAACGGATCTAACCGGTCATCGCTGGTGGATTCACG ACTGATCCCCATTCACGAGAGCGGCTGGAAGAGCTTTGATGTGACCCAGGCGGTGCATTATTGGTCCAAGACGCAGCAGAAGACACTTATGCACCTGGAGGTGTGGATCGAGGGCGAGAGACCTGGCAGCTACGCGGCAGAGATCGCCAAGAGTGTGCGCTTTACCACCCAGGAGCAGACGGACAACACACTGGGAAAGCCCGAACTTATCCTCTACACACTCAACCTCGAAGAATACGG CTCTCGCGGTGACTGCGATGCCAACCACAGCAAAGACACCTGCTGCAGAGAGCAGTACTTCATCAACTTCCGTGCGCTCACCTGGACACAGTACTGGATCATTGAACCAGCAGGATACCAGGCGTACAGGTGCACAGGAGGCTGCAAACAGCCCAAACGCAACTATGGCTATGGGGAGCGCAGGTGTACGGCGGCTGAGAGTACCCCATTACCCATCATGTACCTGGTAAAGAAGGGGGACTACACTGAGATAGAAGTGGCTGAGTTCCCCAATATGATTGTCGAAAGGTGTGCTTGCACGATGGACAATGTCTCCATAATATGA